Proteins from one Spirochaetaceae bacterium genomic window:
- a CDS encoding amidohydrolase family protein gives MRQRRPWHEVATRLVDVAAGREPAELVIRHGRWVNVLTREVVPDIDMAVSSGRIACIVEDASYCTGAGTRVIEAEGRFLVPGLTDAHMHVESSMCTITEYVRAVLPHGTTAIFADPHEIANVFGIDGVRMMAAEAAAMPINVFLQVPSCVPSAPGLETSGARITAREVQEAMSWPGVIGLGEMMNFPGLAGNDPQMHAEVAATMRAGKTVGGHYASPDLGRGFHGYLAGGPADDHENMREVDAVERARRGLRPMLRFGSAWHDVAAQITAVTERGLDPRRFILCTDDVHAATLVREGHMDRVLRHAVGLGCDPLVALQMMTINTAEHFGVERDLGCLAPGRYADLVVADSLEDFTAGTVITNGELAAEAGRLLLNLPAWPHEPRFRQSVRIPRRLSAGDFVVPAGAVDGTVTANVIGVLENQAPTRRLTAELSVAGGAVQPDPANDVLPLALVERHRGSGAVVNGFVHGFGFDGDCAVASTVAHDSHHLLVLGTDSESMARAANTLASTGGGVVVVRGGEVAALVELPVGGLMSDERAEVVANKSARVMQAMRDCGCTLNNGYMQLSLLALVVIPELRISDLGLVDVSRFAHIPVIN, from the coding sequence ATGCGGCAGCGCAGACCGTGGCACGAGGTAGCCACCCGGCTCGTGGACGTGGCCGCCGGGCGAGAGCCGGCCGAGCTGGTGATTCGCCACGGCCGCTGGGTCAACGTGCTGACCCGCGAGGTGGTGCCGGACATCGACATGGCCGTCAGCAGCGGACGCATCGCCTGTATCGTGGAGGACGCATCGTACTGCACCGGCGCCGGCACGCGGGTGATCGAGGCCGAGGGACGCTTCCTGGTGCCCGGACTGACCGACGCCCACATGCACGTCGAGAGCAGCATGTGCACGATCACCGAGTACGTGCGCGCGGTGCTGCCGCACGGCACCACGGCGATCTTCGCCGACCCGCATGAAATAGCCAACGTATTCGGCATCGACGGCGTGCGCATGATGGCCGCCGAGGCCGCCGCGATGCCGATCAACGTGTTCCTGCAGGTGCCCTCCTGCGTGCCGTCGGCGCCGGGCCTGGAGACGTCGGGGGCGCGGATCACGGCGCGCGAGGTGCAGGAGGCGATGAGCTGGCCGGGCGTAATCGGGCTCGGCGAGATGATGAACTTCCCCGGCTTGGCCGGCAACGACCCGCAGATGCACGCCGAGGTGGCGGCCACCATGCGCGCCGGCAAGACGGTGGGCGGCCACTACGCCAGCCCCGACCTGGGCCGCGGCTTCCACGGCTACCTGGCCGGCGGCCCCGCCGACGATCACGAGAACATGCGCGAGGTGGACGCCGTGGAGCGCGCCCGGCGCGGCCTGCGCCCGATGCTGCGGTTCGGCTCAGCCTGGCACGACGTGGCCGCGCAGATCACCGCCGTGACCGAGCGCGGCCTGGACCCGCGCCGGTTCATCCTGTGCACGGACGACGTGCACGCCGCCACCCTGGTGCGCGAGGGGCACATGGACCGGGTGCTGCGCCACGCGGTCGGGCTGGGCTGCGACCCGCTGGTGGCGCTGCAGATGATGACCATCAACACCGCCGAGCACTTCGGCGTGGAGCGCGACCTCGGGTGCCTGGCGCCGGGACGCTACGCCGACCTGGTGGTGGCCGACAGCTTGGAGGATTTCACCGCCGGCACCGTGATAACGAACGGTGAGCTGGCCGCCGAAGCCGGCCGGCTGCTGCTCAACCTGCCGGCTTGGCCGCACGAACCACGCTTCCGGCAATCGGTGCGCATCCCACGCCGGCTGTCCGCCGGTGACTTCGTCGTACCCGCCGGCGCGGTGGACGGGACGGTCACCGCCAACGTGATCGGTGTGCTGGAGAACCAGGCCCCAACTCGCCGCCTGACCGCGGAGCTGTCCGTGGCCGGCGGCGCGGTTCAGCCGGACCCGGCCAACGACGTGCTCCCGCTGGCCCTGGTGGAACGCCACCGGGGCAGCGGCGCCGTGGTGAACGGCTTCGTGCACGGCTTCGGGTTCGACGGCGACTGCGCCGTGGCCTCGACCGTGGCCCATGACAGCCACCACCTGCTGGTCTTGGGCACGGATAGCGAGTCGATGGCACGGGCGGCGAACACCCTTGCCAGCACCGGCGGCGGTGTGGTGGTGGTGCGCGGCGGCGAGGTGGCCGCCCTGGTGGAGCTGCCGGTCGGCGGCCTGATGTCCGACGAGCGGGCGGAGGTGGTGGCCAACAAGTCGGCGCGGGTGATGCAGGCGATGCGCGACTGCGGCTGCACCCTCAACAACGGCTACATGCAGCTCAGCCTGCTCGCCCTGGTAGTGATCCCGGAGCTGCGCATCTCGGATCTCGGACTGGTCGACGTCTCCCGCTTCGCCCACATCCCGGTAATAAATTAG
- the pucL gene encoding urate oxidase: MAFAGQRYGKANVRVLRVQRATARHEVREARVEVSVDGDFARAYTAADNSLVVPTDTMRNLVNVLALEHLDAANELFALAIAECLLDRYRQVAEARVEIEETVWSRMRIGGEPHDHGFVRAESGTPFARVTVTRAARDVVAGVRDLAIMKTTGSGFVDYVQDEYTTLPATTDRILATRMCATWRFAHAGPDRPPDYAAAADAIRAALLGVFAASYSYSVQDSMYRMGEAALAAVPDISEITLAMPNVHYLPIDLSAFGRDATGRLFLPTGEPSGQIEATMRRP, translated from the coding sequence ATGGCATTTGCAGGACAGCGGTATGGCAAGGCGAACGTGCGGGTGCTGCGGGTGCAGCGCGCGACGGCCCGCCACGAGGTGCGCGAGGCGCGTGTCGAGGTGTCCGTGGACGGCGATTTCGCCCGCGCCTACACGGCGGCCGACAACAGCCTGGTGGTGCCCACCGACACCATGAGGAATCTGGTCAACGTGCTCGCCCTGGAACACCTGGATGCCGCCAACGAACTGTTCGCGCTGGCCATTGCCGAGTGTCTGCTCGATCGCTACCGCCAGGTGGCAGAGGCCCGCGTCGAGATTGAGGAGACCGTGTGGAGCCGCATGCGGATCGGGGGCGAGCCGCACGATCACGGCTTCGTCCGCGCCGAGAGCGGCACCCCGTTCGCCCGCGTCACGGTGACGCGGGCGGCGCGCGACGTGGTGGCCGGCGTGCGCGACCTGGCGATCATGAAGACCACCGGGTCGGGTTTCGTCGACTACGTGCAGGATGAGTACACCACGCTGCCTGCCACCACCGACCGCATCCTGGCCACCCGGATGTGCGCGACCTGGCGCTTCGCGCACGCCGGTCCCGACCGGCCGCCCGACTACGCGGCGGCCGCCGACGCCATCCGAGCCGCCCTGCTCGGGGTGTTTGCCGCCAGCTACAGCTACTCGGTGCAGGACAGCATGTACCGCATGGGGGAGGCGGCCCTGGCCGCGGTCCCCGACATCTCCGAAATCACCCTGGCCATGCCCAACGTGCACTACCTGCCGATCGACCTGTCGGCATTCGGACGCGACGCGACCGGGCGGCTGTTCCTGCCCACCGGCGAGCCGAGCGGACAGATCGAAGCCACCATGAGGAGACCGTGA
- a CDS encoding 5'-nucleotidase C-terminal domain-containing protein → MNTIQKISRAVTAAVVTALLLAAGHAFAAPIELTIVHFNDLDRMEESGGQGGIARLAAVINAERAMHDNVIVTFAGDAISPSLMSGFDQGAHMIELLNRLDLTAMAIGNHEYDFGPAVAMERIAEADFPMLGANNIDSDGEIIDGAQESILVDVGPFQVGIFGLTTLGTAVKSSPGSVTFRDVEEVAAEQSAALREAGADLVIALAHTDVGEDRALMSQGAVDLLLSGDDHQLRVDFSGDTLFAESGEQADWVTVIDLTLDEVESRGSMRFTWSPAFRIINTARVAPDAELAAAAQVYLDQLSDELDVEIGTTATELDSRRETIRGKEAAIANLIADAMQAATGAEIALTNGGGIRANRIYEPGTTLTRRDILSELPFGNKTVVLELTGHDIVAALENGFSKIEDGAGRFPHVAGLSVRFDAGRAAGDRVLAVTRDGAPLDLDATYTLATNDYMAGGGDGYDVLEDQVRIVDAYAGTLMASQVIDYIAARGSVSPVVEGRLQAVE, encoded by the coding sequence GTGAACACCATCCAGAAGATATCGAGAGCCGTCACGGCCGCGGTCGTGACCGCGTTGCTGCTGGCAGCCGGCCATGCCTTTGCCGCGCCGATCGAACTGACCATCGTGCACTTCAACGACCTGGACCGCATGGAAGAGAGCGGCGGCCAGGGCGGCATCGCGCGGCTGGCGGCGGTGATCAACGCTGAGCGCGCCATGCACGACAACGTGATCGTCACCTTTGCCGGCGACGCCATCTCGCCGTCGCTGATGTCCGGCTTCGACCAGGGCGCGCACATGATCGAACTGCTCAACCGGCTCGACCTCACCGCCATGGCGATCGGCAACCACGAGTACGACTTCGGCCCGGCGGTCGCCATGGAACGCATCGCGGAAGCCGATTTCCCAATGCTCGGCGCCAACAACATCGACAGCGACGGCGAGATCATCGACGGCGCGCAGGAGTCGATCCTGGTCGACGTCGGCCCATTTCAAGTGGGCATCTTCGGGCTCACCACGCTCGGCACCGCGGTCAAGTCGAGCCCCGGCTCGGTCACCTTCCGGGACGTAGAGGAGGTTGCCGCGGAGCAGAGTGCGGCGCTGCGCGAGGCGGGCGCCGATCTGGTGATCGCACTGGCGCACACGGACGTCGGCGAGGACCGCGCTCTGATGAGCCAGGGCGCGGTCGACCTGCTGCTGTCCGGCGACGACCACCAGTTGCGCGTCGACTTCAGCGGCGACACGCTGTTCGCCGAATCGGGCGAGCAGGCGGACTGGGTGACGGTGATCGACCTTACCCTCGACGAGGTAGAGAGCCGCGGCAGCATGCGCTTCACCTGGAGCCCCGCGTTCCGGATCATCAACACCGCCCGTGTTGCGCCGGACGCGGAGCTGGCCGCCGCAGCCCAGGTCTACCTCGACCAGCTTTCGGACGAACTCGACGTCGAAATCGGCACCACCGCAACGGAGCTGGACAGCCGCCGCGAGACGATCCGCGGCAAGGAGGCCGCCATCGCCAACCTGATCGCCGACGCGATGCAGGCGGCAACCGGGGCGGAGATCGCGCTGACCAACGGCGGCGGCATCCGCGCCAACAGGATCTACGAGCCGGGCACCACGCTGACGCGGCGCGACATCCTGAGCGAACTGCCGTTCGGCAACAAGACCGTGGTGCTGGAATTGACCGGGCACGACATCGTCGCGGCCCTGGAGAACGGCTTCAGCAAGATCGAAGACGGCGCCGGCCGCTTCCCGCACGTCGCCGGACTCAGCGTGCGCTTCGACGCCGGGCGGGCGGCCGGCGACCGCGTGCTGGCGGTGACCCGCGACGGCGCCCCGCTCGACCTGGACGCCACCTACACCCTGGCCACCAACGACTACATGGCCGGCGGCGGCGACGGCTACGACGTGCTCGAGGACCAGGTGCGCATCGTGGATGCCTACGCCGGCACCCTGATGGCCTCCCAGGTAATCGACTACATCGCCGCCCGCGGCTCCGTCTCCCCCGTAGTGGAAGGCCGCCTGCAAGCGGTCGAGTAG
- the uraH gene encoding hydroxyisourate hydrolase produces the protein MGMLTTHVLDTAQGKPGAGIRVELYAAGPGRRLAATARTNDDGRCAAPLLQGEAFRTGQWELVFHVGEYFAGAGLTLPEPPFLDQVTVAFGMAADAHYHVPLLVSPWSYATYRGS, from the coding sequence ATGGGCATGCTCACCACCCACGTGCTGGATACCGCACAAGGCAAGCCGGGGGCCGGCATCCGAGTGGAGTTGTACGCCGCCGGCCCCGGCCGCCGCCTGGCCGCGACCGCGCGCACCAACGACGACGGGCGCTGCGCCGCGCCGCTGCTGCAGGGAGAAGCGTTCCGCACCGGGCAGTGGGAACTGGTGTTCCACGTCGGCGAGTACTTCGCGGGCGCGGGCCTGACGCTGCCCGAGCCGCCGTTCCTGGATCAGGTCACGGTTGCGTTCGGCATGGCCGCCGACGCCCACTACCACGTGCCTCTGCTGGTCTCGCCGTGGAGCTACGCCACCTACCGCGGCAGTTGA
- a CDS encoding ATP-binding cassette domain-containing protein: MINATNTGSSGAGPLVAAHDIGVRRGERWLIRHVDLQVPRGELVYLIGANGAGKSTCAKAILGLIDIDEGTIERVPGLAVGYVPQRLAVSHTLPLSLRRLMKLTGRFAAREIDAALAAVGLERLGDPPVTSLSGGELQRLLLARALIHRPDFLVLDEPAQGVDVAGAGVLHELIEGIRGDLGCGILLISHDLQMVMRSDCDVVVLLPHEHDQPPAGEAAGAPASAGEGRPMAD, from the coding sequence ATGATCAACGCAACCAATACCGGTTCCTCCGGTGCGGGGCCACTGGTAGCGGCGCATGACATCGGCGTGCGGCGCGGCGAACGCTGGCTGATCCGCCACGTCGACCTGCAGGTGCCGCGCGGCGAACTGGTCTACCTGATCGGCGCCAACGGAGCCGGCAAGTCGACCTGCGCGAAGGCGATCCTCGGCCTGATCGACATCGACGAGGGGACCATCGAGCGGGTTCCCGGGTTGGCGGTGGGTTACGTTCCGCAGCGGCTGGCGGTGAGCCATACCCTGCCCTTGAGCCTGCGCCGGCTGATGAAGCTGACCGGTCGCTTCGCGGCGCGGGAGATCGACGCCGCGCTGGCCGCCGTGGGCCTGGAGCGGCTCGGCGACCCACCGGTCACCTCCCTGTCGGGCGGCGAGTTGCAGCGCCTCCTGCTGGCGCGCGCGCTGATCCACCGGCCCGACTTTCTGGTGCTCGACGAACCCGCGCAGGGCGTGGACGTGGCGGGCGCCGGCGTGCTCCACGAGTTGATCGAGGGCATCCGCGGCGATCTGGGCTGCGGGATTCTGCTGATCTCGCACGACCTGCAGATGGTCATGAGAAGCGACTGCGACGTGGTGGTGCTGCTGCCGCACGAACACGACCAGCCGCCGGCAGGCGAAGCCGCGGGTGCGCCGGCGAGCGCGGGTGAAGGGCGCCCGATGGCGGATTGA
- a CDS encoding nucleotidyltransferase domain-containing protein, whose product MPLNEEIKALQADVAEFCMRWDVSELALFGSVLRDDFGPESAVDVLVTLDEKAEHTLFDLHQMEEDLRLIFGHDVDLVSRRGIESSRNQGRRRAILQSAQVIYES is encoded by the coding sequence TTGCCCCTGAACGAGGAGATCAAAGCCCTCCAAGCAGACGTTGCCGAGTTCTGCATGCGCTGGGACGTCTCCGAACTTGCGCTGTTTGGCTCGGTGCTTCGCGATGATTTCGGCCCCGAGAGCGCTGTAGATGTGCTCGTCACGCTGGACGAGAAGGCCGAGCACACACTGTTCGATCTGCACCAGATGGAAGAAGATCTCCGATTGATATTCGGACACGATGTGGATCTGGTCAGTCGGCGCGGCATCGAGAGTAGCCGCAATCAAGGTCGTCGAAGGGCGATCTTGCAGTCGGCACAGGTCATATATGAGTCGTGA
- a CDS encoding metal ABC transporter permease, translated as MLDDFLIRALLAGVGLALVTGPAGCFVVWRHLAYFGETIAHSALLGVVLALVLQIDLVLGIFASACLVTLLMFYLQGRGTLPADTVLGLLAHGGLATGLVIMAFFPNIRIDLQALLFGDILAVSRTDLALIWGGGMLVLAVLTRIWRPLLAATVNVDLATVAGLRPERTRLIFGLLMATVIAVAIKIVGILLIVALLVIPPATARRFAVNPEQMALLAAAAGILAIAGGLFASARLDTPSGPSIVVAALLLFAVTRFRRPPPS; from the coding sequence GTGCTGGACGACTTCCTCATCCGCGCCTTGCTCGCCGGCGTCGGACTCGCACTGGTTACCGGACCGGCCGGTTGCTTCGTCGTGTGGCGCCACCTGGCCTACTTCGGCGAGACCATCGCCCACTCGGCACTGCTGGGCGTAGTGCTCGCCCTGGTGCTGCAGATCGACCTGGTGCTCGGCATCTTCGCGTCCGCGTGTCTGGTCACCCTGCTGATGTTCTACCTGCAGGGGCGCGGCACGCTGCCGGCGGACACCGTGCTCGGCCTGCTCGCCCACGGCGGCTTGGCCACCGGACTGGTGATCATGGCGTTCTTTCCCAATATCCGCATCGACCTGCAGGCGCTGCTGTTCGGTGACATCCTCGCCGTGTCGCGCACCGACCTGGCGCTGATCTGGGGCGGCGGCATGCTGGTGCTGGCGGTGCTGACGCGCATCTGGCGGCCGCTGCTGGCCGCCACCGTCAACGTCGACCTGGCCACCGTGGCCGGACTGCGGCCGGAGCGGACGCGCCTCATCTTCGGCCTGCTGATGGCCACCGTGATCGCCGTGGCCATCAAGATTGTCGGCATCCTGCTGATCGTCGCACTGCTGGTCATCCCGCCCGCAACCGCGCGCCGCTTCGCGGTCAACCCCGAGCAGATGGCCCTGCTCGCCGCCGCCGCCGGGATCCTCGCCATCGCCGGCGGCCTGTTCGCGTCGGCCCGGCTCGACACGCCCTCCGGTCCCTCCATCGTGGTCGCCGCCCTGCTGCTGTTCGCCGTCACCCGCTTCCGCCGTCCCCCGCCGTCCTGA
- a CDS encoding molybdopterin-dependent oxidoreductase, translating to MTRRHIDSHLHVRGESQYVDDVPPPPGMLHAAVFGSPVAHGVVTRLDAGAARAARGVVAVLTADDIPGVNRFGPIIEDEQLLVEREVCFIGHPIALVVAHGAHQARQARELIEVEIDELPVVVDPRAAFARGDLIHPPRTMAAGDVAGAWDDCEVVVEGRCEIGGQEHLYLETQRARAVPGEDGAMRVFSSTQGPAAVQHVTAAVLGLPMHKVEVDVKRLGGGFGGKEDQATHWAAMAALAAARLEAPVELVLNRLDDIRMTGKRHPYSADFRIGLTAAGKILAYEATFYQNSGAFADLSAPVLARTLFHATGAYFVPNVRVTAAACRTNLQPHTAFRGFGGPQGMYVIEAAINKAADAMGIDAAAIQRANLLRDGDRFHYGQVAERCRAERTWDELESAFGVDGIRKRVAEHNRRNFAIKKGCALMPVCFGISFTKSHLNQGHALVHVYTDGSVSVTTGGIEMGQGISSNVASVVARTFGISRRRVRVESTNTTRVANMSPSAASATTDLNGNAAIIAVETIMGGMREAAAAELGAVDPATVTIAGEQVRVAGRPAGMSWTDVVNLTYHARRRLSAHGYYATPGIHYDEEREHGHPFAYHVYGTAVFEVTVDCLRGTYAVDQVKIVHDLGRTINPTVDRGQVEGGLAQGMGWMTMEDLQWDADGRCLSHALSTYKAPDVYFMPDDMAVKFLQPEDNPYGPLGAKAVGEPPLMYGIGVFFALRNAMKAFRPAADLTLDTPMTPERLLLALHGGAVAAPRNTSDVTEMRIRR from the coding sequence GTGACGCGTCGGCACATCGACTCTCACCTGCACGTGCGCGGCGAATCGCAGTACGTGGACGACGTGCCGCCGCCGCCCGGCATGCTGCACGCCGCGGTGTTCGGCTCGCCCGTGGCACACGGTGTCGTTACCCGGCTGGACGCCGGCGCGGCGCGTGCCGCCCGCGGTGTCGTGGCCGTGCTCACCGCGGACGACATCCCGGGCGTCAACCGATTCGGTCCGATCATCGAGGACGAGCAACTGCTGGTGGAACGCGAGGTGTGCTTCATCGGCCACCCGATCGCGCTGGTGGTGGCGCATGGCGCGCACCAGGCGCGGCAGGCGCGTGAGCTGATCGAGGTGGAGATCGACGAGCTGCCGGTGGTGGTCGACCCGCGCGCGGCGTTCGCACGCGGCGACCTGATCCATCCGCCGCGCACCATGGCGGCCGGCGACGTGGCCGGCGCTTGGGACGACTGCGAAGTGGTGGTGGAGGGGCGCTGCGAGATCGGCGGCCAGGAGCACCTCTACCTGGAGACGCAGCGCGCCCGCGCCGTGCCCGGGGAGGATGGTGCCATGCGGGTGTTCTCCTCCACCCAGGGGCCGGCCGCCGTGCAGCACGTTACCGCGGCGGTGCTTGGCCTGCCGATGCACAAGGTGGAGGTGGACGTGAAGCGGCTCGGCGGCGGTTTCGGCGGCAAGGAGGACCAGGCCACCCACTGGGCGGCGATGGCCGCGCTGGCCGCGGCCCGCCTGGAGGCGCCGGTCGAGCTGGTCCTGAACCGGCTCGACGACATCCGGATGACCGGCAAGCGCCACCCCTACTCCGCCGACTTCAGGATCGGGCTGACCGCGGCCGGCAAGATCCTGGCCTACGAGGCCACCTTCTATCAGAACTCCGGCGCCTTCGCAGACCTGTCGGCGCCGGTGCTGGCGCGCACGCTGTTTCACGCCACGGGCGCCTATTTCGTCCCCAACGTGCGGGTGACGGCCGCCGCGTGCCGCACCAACCTGCAGCCGCACACCGCCTTCCGCGGCTTCGGCGGCCCGCAGGGGATGTACGTGATCGAGGCCGCCATCAACAAGGCCGCCGACGCCATGGGCATCGACGCGGCCGCCATCCAGCGCGCCAACCTGCTGCGCGACGGCGACCGGTTCCACTACGGCCAGGTGGCCGAGCGCTGCCGCGCCGAGCGTACGTGGGACGAACTGGAGTCCGCGTTCGGGGTGGATGGTATCCGGAAGCGGGTGGCCGAGCACAACCGGCGCAACTTCGCCATCAAGAAGGGCTGCGCGCTGATGCCGGTGTGCTTCGGCATCTCGTTCACCAAGAGCCACCTCAACCAGGGCCACGCCCTGGTGCACGTGTACACCGACGGCAGCGTGAGCGTGACCACCGGCGGCATCGAGATGGGCCAGGGCATCAGCAGCAACGTCGCTTCGGTGGTGGCGCGCACCTTCGGCATCTCACGGCGCCGCGTACGTGTGGAGAGCACCAACACCACCCGCGTGGCCAACATGTCGCCGAGCGCGGCCAGCGCCACCACCGACCTGAACGGCAACGCCGCCATCATCGCCGTCGAGACCATCATGGGGGGCATGCGTGAGGCGGCCGCCGCTGAACTCGGGGCAGTGGATCCGGCCACGGTGACCATCGCCGGAGAGCAGGTCCGTGTCGCCGGCCGGCCCGCCGGCATGAGTTGGACCGACGTGGTGAACCTCACCTACCACGCCCGCAGGCGGCTGTCGGCGCACGGCTACTACGCCACGCCGGGCATCCATTACGACGAGGAGCGCGAGCACGGCCACCCGTTCGCCTACCACGTATACGGCACCGCCGTGTTCGAGGTCACGGTCGACTGCCTGCGCGGCACCTACGCGGTCGACCAAGTGAAGATCGTCCACGACCTCGGCCGCACTATCAATCCCACCGTCGACCGTGGCCAGGTGGAGGGCGGCCTCGCGCAGGGTATGGGCTGGATGACCATGGAGGACCTGCAGTGGGACGCGGACGGCCGTTGCCTGTCGCACGCCCTGTCCACCTACAAGGCCCCCGACGTCTACTTCATGCCGGACGACATGGCGGTGAAGTTCCTGCAGCCGGAGGACAACCCCTACGGCCCGCTCGGCGCCAAGGCGGTCGGCGAGCCGCCGCTGATGTACGGCATCGGCGTCTTCTTCGCCCTCCGCAACGCCATGAAGGCCTTCCGCCCCGCCGCCGACCTCACCCTCGACACTCCCATGACCCCGGAACGCCTCCTCCTCGCCCTGCACGGAGGCGCCGTAGCGGCACCGCGCAACACGAGCGATGTTACAGAAATGAGAATACGCCGCTGA
- a CDS encoding zinc ABC transporter substrate-binding protein yields the protein MYKRFLELVLGFAAFAVAAAGAFAAGDGEAGGDGLPVVASIKPVHSLVSAVMAGVAEPHLVIRGAQSPHTFSMRPSDAAALSKARVIFLIDEHKEVALAGPIGNLGDDALVVRLAGSQGLHLLPLRDGGAFEEHDHGEHDDAEADHEDDMDGHDQRGDDGHGHGHEHGTHPEHGDVDFHVWLDPENAVLMTYEIIEALSLADPDNAATYENNGYALIDRLDELIAELDAELAPIRDKPFIVLHDAYRYFEQRFDLNAAGSITVNPERAPGAQRIAEIRDKVRELGGVCVFAEPQFDSRVIDVVTEGTTAAAGTVDPLGAEIDDGPELYFTLLRNLAASFKECMSGIG from the coding sequence ATGTATAAACGATTCCTGGAGTTGGTGCTCGGTTTCGCGGCGTTCGCGGTAGCCGCGGCGGGGGCATTCGCCGCGGGCGATGGAGAGGCGGGCGGCGACGGGCTTCCCGTGGTGGCGTCGATCAAGCCGGTGCACTCGCTGGTGAGCGCGGTCATGGCGGGCGTGGCGGAGCCGCACCTGGTCATTCGCGGGGCGCAGTCGCCGCACACCTTCAGCATGCGTCCTTCCGACGCCGCGGCGTTGTCGAAAGCCCGGGTCATCTTCCTGATCGACGAACACAAGGAGGTCGCGCTGGCCGGCCCCATCGGCAACCTCGGGGACGATGCCCTGGTGGTGCGGCTGGCAGGTTCGCAGGGCCTGCACCTCCTGCCGCTGCGCGACGGCGGGGCGTTCGAGGAGCACGACCACGGCGAGCACGACGACGCCGAGGCGGACCACGAGGACGACATGGACGGGCACGACCAGCGTGGCGACGACGGCCACGGCCACGGCCACGAACATGGCACTCACCCCGAGCATGGCGACGTCGACTTTCACGTCTGGCTCGACCCCGAAAACGCGGTACTGATGACCTACGAGATCATCGAGGCGCTGTCGCTGGCCGATCCCGACAACGCCGCAACCTACGAGAACAACGGGTATGCGCTGATCGACCGCCTGGACGAGTTGATCGCCGAGCTCGACGCCGAACTCGCTCCGATTCGCGACAAGCCGTTCATCGTTCTGCACGACGCCTATCGCTACTTCGAGCAACGCTTCGACCTGAACGCCGCCGGCTCCATCACCGTCAACCCGGAACGGGCGCCGGGCGCGCAACGGATCGCGGAGATTCGCGACAAGGTCCGCGAGCTCGGCGGCGTGTGCGTATTTGCCGAGCCACAGTTCGACTCCCGCGTCATCGACGTGGTCACCGAGGGCACGACGGCTGCCGCCGGGACGGTAGACCCGCTCGGCGCGGAAATCGACGATGGACCGGAGCTCTACTTCACGCTGCTGCGCAACCTCGCGGCGTCGTTCAAGGAGTGCATGTCCGGCATAGGGTAG